One Spartobacteria bacterium genomic window carries:
- a CDS encoding WYL domain-containing protein, with product MAVYITERQWHPSQEFHLRRDGRVEMRMETTGRKELVRWVLSWMPDVKVLAPKSLRDRIKEKLRDGLQAQE from the coding sequence CTGGCCGTATATATCACCGAACGGCAGTGGCACCCGTCACAGGAGTTCCACCTGCGCAGAGATGGCCGCGTCGAAATGCGAATGGAAACAACAGGACGCAAGGAACTGGTGCGATGGGTCTTGTCCTGGATGCCCGACGTGAAGGTTCTTGCCCCAAAAAGTCTGCGGGATCGTATTAAGGAGAAACTGCGGGATGGGTTACAAGCACAGGAATAA